Proteins from a genomic interval of Tautonia rosea:
- the mobA gene encoding molybdenum cofactor guanylyltransferase, with translation MERLGAVILCGGRSRRMGRPKEWMPIGEETFLQRMVRLVSTRTPLVVVAAAKGQELPALPAEVERVFDLEPDRGPLQGFAVGMQALASRSTWAFACATDCPLLRPEWIDRLLACTSDKMDLILPHVEGHDQPLAALYRPEVAAEAAAELLATGQTPLRLIRNQLRTHTVEAEILADVDPDFLTVRNINTQSDYEILIELLSDPEMNPIRKSRD, from the coding sequence ATGGAACGACTCGGCGCAGTCATCCTGTGTGGAGGGCGAAGCCGTCGCATGGGAAGGCCCAAAGAGTGGATGCCGATCGGGGAGGAGACGTTTCTTCAGCGCATGGTTCGACTGGTCTCGACCCGAACCCCGCTTGTGGTCGTTGCGGCGGCCAAGGGGCAGGAGCTCCCTGCTTTGCCCGCCGAGGTCGAACGTGTCTTCGATCTGGAACCCGATCGAGGGCCGCTCCAGGGGTTTGCGGTCGGAATGCAGGCCCTGGCAAGCCGATCGACGTGGGCCTTCGCCTGTGCGACCGACTGTCCGCTGCTTCGTCCTGAGTGGATCGATCGACTGCTCGCATGCACTTCGGACAAGATGGATCTGATTCTTCCCCACGTCGAAGGTCATGACCAACCCCTGGCGGCGTTATACCGACCTGAAGTCGCCGCGGAAGCCGCCGCCGAGTTGCTCGCAACAGGCCAAACACCACTGCGACTAATTCGCAATCAACTTCGTACCCATACGGTCGAGGCTGAAATTCTGGCGGACGTAGACCCAGATTTTCTCACCGTGAGGAATATCAATACGCAATCAGATTATGAAATTCTTATTGAATTGCTCTCTGATCCTGAGATGAATCCAATCAGGAAATCCAGGGACTAA
- a CDS encoding DUF1501 domain-containing protein: protein MLKILGGGARDCDGVTRRSFLQAGILGVGGLTLPDLLRLRASGMASNASTERSVILFWLSGGPGHMETWDPKPEAPDGFRGPFGAISTRLPGVQFGELMPENARRADRLAIVRTVNHGSGDHTKGNHWMLTGFEGPAFNAADNKVQRRPAMGSAVARLIGERKPGIPPYVAVPHLRGGTDNFFHYAAYLGGGANPFIVESDPNDPKFRVRNLQRPGELSMARLQDRRTLLETLDAQRRWAEPALGDLDDHYGRAFDMLAGKAVANAFDIASEPDTLRDRYGRHTFGQSALVARRLVESGVPFVTVNCVPWDHHGTGNQLKTEEGARQLIPPLDMAIGALLDDLIDRGLYDSTLIVAMGEFGRTPRMNKDAGRDHWGRTFSVLFGCGSMQMGQIIGRSSARGETVVDRPVSPQDVCATIYHHLGIDSRHVVFEDRTRRPVPLIETGEPIQELIG, encoded by the coding sequence ATGCTCAAAATTCTTGGGGGTGGCGCGCGAGACTGCGATGGCGTGACGAGACGGAGTTTTCTCCAGGCGGGGATTCTCGGTGTTGGAGGACTGACGCTTCCCGACCTGCTGAGACTTCGAGCCTCAGGAATGGCGTCCAATGCCAGTACCGAGCGCAGCGTCATCTTATTCTGGCTCAGTGGTGGTCCCGGGCATATGGAAACCTGGGACCCGAAGCCGGAAGCGCCCGATGGCTTCCGAGGCCCGTTTGGAGCCATCTCAACGCGTCTTCCCGGTGTCCAGTTCGGAGAGCTGATGCCCGAAAACGCCCGAAGGGCCGATCGGCTCGCCATTGTCCGGACGGTCAATCACGGCTCAGGCGACCACACCAAGGGGAATCACTGGATGCTCACCGGCTTTGAAGGGCCCGCCTTCAACGCCGCCGACAACAAGGTGCAACGTCGCCCTGCCATGGGATCCGCTGTGGCTCGCCTGATCGGCGAGCGAAAGCCTGGGATTCCTCCTTACGTCGCCGTGCCTCATCTTCGAGGGGGGACCGACAACTTTTTCCATTATGCCGCCTATCTCGGCGGTGGCGCCAATCCGTTCATCGTCGAGTCGGACCCGAATGATCCGAAGTTTCGAGTGAGGAATTTGCAACGTCCCGGCGAATTGTCCATGGCTCGGCTGCAGGACCGTCGGACCTTGCTCGAAACCCTCGATGCTCAGCGGCGCTGGGCCGAGCCTGCGTTAGGCGACCTCGATGACCATTATGGTCGAGCCTTCGACATGCTAGCCGGCAAGGCCGTCGCTAATGCCTTCGACATCGCCTCGGAACCAGACACGCTCCGCGATCGCTACGGTCGGCATACCTTCGGACAAAGTGCGTTGGTGGCTCGACGGCTGGTCGAATCCGGTGTTCCCTTCGTCACCGTGAACTGTGTCCCGTGGGATCACCACGGTACCGGCAATCAGTTGAAGACCGAGGAAGGGGCTCGCCAGTTGATCCCTCCACTCGACATGGCAATCGGAGCGCTTTTGGATGACCTGATCGATCGTGGGCTTTATGATTCCACGCTCATCGTGGCCATGGGTGAATTCGGCCGCACGCCTCGCATGAACAAAGATGCGGGACGCGATCACTGGGGCAGGACCTTTAGTGTCCTCTTCGGGTGCGGCTCGATGCAGATGGGCCAGATCATCGGCCGAAGCAGTGCCCGGGGTGAGACGGTGGTCGATCGGCCCGTCAGCCCTCAAGATGTCTGCGCGACAATTTACCACCATCTTGGCATCGATTCACGCCACGTCGTTTTTGAAGATCGGACTCGCCGGCCTGTTCCTCTGATTGAAACCGGTGAACCGATCCAGGAACTGATCGGCTAA
- a CDS encoding acyltransferase family protein, with translation MSNSFSPPPVPGRLASIDAYRGLVMFLMMAEVMHFAGVAAAVPGSPVWDFLGYHQSHVEWVGCSLHDLIQPSFSFLVGVSLPFSLASRSAHGQSRRRLFLHALWRAAVLVALGIFLRSLGSPGTNYTFEDTLTQIGLGYPFLFLLGLRPQRDRWIAVALLLVGTWVAFVLYPLPDPTFNLMDVGVPPDWPHLMNGITAHWNKNTNLAWAFDRWFLNLFPRSEPFAFNGGGYATLNFIPTLATMTLGLIAGEVLRNARTARGKVGWLLAAGAISMAVGWGLGELDLCPVVKRIWTPSWVLFSGGWCFLFLGAAYGVIDGFGWKRWVFPLVVIGMNSIAAYLMSWLIEGFIGDALNRHLGAETFRAFGDPYERVFHGAAVLLIMWLLLYWMYRRKLFLKI, from the coding sequence ATGAGCAATTCCTTCTCGCCTCCGCCGGTCCCAGGCCGACTGGCGTCGATCGACGCCTATCGAGGCCTTGTCATGTTCCTCATGATGGCAGAGGTGATGCACTTTGCCGGTGTTGCCGCGGCGGTGCCGGGGAGCCCGGTCTGGGACTTCCTCGGGTATCATCAGTCCCATGTCGAGTGGGTGGGATGTTCGCTGCACGACTTGATTCAGCCGTCGTTCTCATTCCTGGTCGGCGTTTCACTCCCCTTTTCGCTGGCAAGTCGAAGTGCACACGGGCAATCACGACGCCGACTGTTTCTCCATGCGCTCTGGAGAGCAGCGGTCCTGGTTGCCCTGGGGATCTTCCTCAGGTCGCTCGGGAGTCCTGGGACAAATTACACGTTCGAAGATACGTTGACGCAAATTGGCTTGGGGTATCCTTTCCTGTTTCTTCTCGGTCTACGTCCCCAACGAGACCGTTGGATTGCCGTGGCGCTGCTGCTCGTCGGGACCTGGGTCGCGTTCGTGCTCTACCCTCTTCCGGATCCAACCTTCAACTTGATGGACGTGGGAGTGCCGCCCGACTGGCCTCATCTGATGAATGGAATCACGGCCCACTGGAACAAGAATACGAACCTGGCCTGGGCGTTTGATCGCTGGTTCCTCAACCTTTTTCCTCGAAGTGAGCCGTTTGCGTTCAATGGAGGAGGTTACGCAACGCTCAATTTTATCCCGACGCTCGCGACCATGACGCTGGGCTTGATCGCCGGTGAGGTGCTTCGCAACGCTCGGACTGCCCGAGGGAAGGTCGGATGGCTTCTCGCGGCCGGAGCCATTTCAATGGCCGTCGGTTGGGGGTTGGGAGAACTTGATCTCTGCCCGGTGGTCAAGCGCATCTGGACCCCAAGCTGGGTCTTGTTCAGTGGTGGTTGGTGCTTCCTGTTCCTCGGAGCAGCCTATGGAGTCATCGACGGATTCGGCTGGAAGCGTTGGGTCTTTCCTCTGGTCGTGATCGGCATGAACTCGATCGCCGCGTACTTGATGAGTTGGCTAATCGAGGGGTTTATTGGCGATGCCCTGAACCGACATCTCGGCGCCGAGACGTTCCGTGCCTTCGGCGACCCTTACGAACGGGTTTTCCATGGGGCCGCGGTCCTTCTCATCATGTGGCTCCTACTTTACTGGATGTATCGCCGGAAATTGTTTCTGAAGATTTGA
- a CDS encoding peptidyl-alpha-hydroxyglycine alpha-amidating lyase family protein encodes MAHCRCFATIVTLAAFVIPSVSSAQKPPPPNQGPPAVYPRVSVATWFQVDPAWPGTPEGMPGGHVPGIAVGPDGNVYVAVRAEPPIRVFKPDGTFVRAFGGGENSMVHHLKFDPDGHLWVADVGDHTVKQYSTSGELLKTLGTPNEKGCDESHFNMPTDIVVTEAGDHFVSDGYGNGRVVHFDRDGNFVKSWGELGIEPGQFSIAHAIAIDSKGRLYVADRNNVRIQIFDQEGNLLDTWANIIVPWGFWVTPEDEIWVCGSSPMPWRVEDITLGCPPKDQVFMKFSTEGRLLMHWTVPKGEDGHEHPGDCNWVHCIAADTEGNLYVGDIIGERAQKFVPISNGDIAGPIADAGDE; translated from the coding sequence ATGGCTCATTGCCGATGTTTTGCCACAATCGTCACTCTCGCCGCGTTCGTGATTCCGAGCGTTTCCTCCGCCCAGAAGCCGCCCCCACCGAATCAGGGGCCTCCGGCAGTCTACCCCCGGGTCAGTGTCGCCACCTGGTTTCAGGTCGATCCCGCCTGGCCGGGTACACCCGAAGGCATGCCAGGAGGCCACGTGCCGGGGATCGCCGTCGGTCCCGATGGCAATGTCTATGTGGCTGTTCGCGCCGAGCCCCCGATTCGGGTGTTCAAGCCTGACGGCACATTCGTCCGAGCCTTCGGCGGAGGTGAGAACTCAATGGTTCATCACCTCAAGTTTGATCCTGATGGGCACCTCTGGGTGGCCGACGTCGGTGATCACACCGTCAAGCAGTACTCGACCTCCGGAGAACTGTTGAAGACGCTTGGGACCCCGAACGAGAAGGGTTGCGATGAGTCACATTTCAACATGCCCACAGACATTGTTGTGACGGAAGCCGGTGATCACTTCGTTTCTGACGGCTATGGAAACGGCCGAGTGGTTCACTTTGACCGGGACGGCAACTTCGTGAAGTCGTGGGGCGAGCTTGGCATCGAGCCGGGCCAGTTCAGCATTGCTCATGCGATTGCGATCGACTCCAAAGGGCGTCTCTACGTCGCCGATCGCAATAACGTTCGGATTCAGATCTTTGACCAGGAAGGGAACCTGCTCGACACCTGGGCCAACATCATCGTTCCCTGGGGTTTCTGGGTGACCCCCGAGGATGAGATCTGGGTCTGCGGCTCCTCTCCGATGCCCTGGCGTGTTGAGGACATCACGCTTGGTTGCCCTCCCAAGGATCAGGTTTTCATGAAATTCTCAACCGAGGGTCGCTTGCTTATGCATTGGACCGTTCCCAAGGGAGAAGACGGGCACGAGCATCCGGGCGATTGCAACTGGGTCCATTGCATCGCCGCTGACACCGAGGGGAACCTTTATGTCGGCGACATTATCGGCGAACGGGCTCAGAAGTTCGTCCCCATTTCCAATGGGGACATTGCTGGGCCCATCGCGGACGCCGGTGACGAATGA